One Grus americana isolate bGruAme1 chromosome Z, bGruAme1.mat, whole genome shotgun sequence DNA window includes the following coding sequences:
- the LINGO2 gene encoding leucine-rich repeat and immunoglobulin-like domain-containing nogo receptor-interacting protein 2, with protein sequence MHHTAVSRWQPFLGLAMLLIFMSPTTGCPARCECSAQNKSVSCHRRRLMAIPEGIPIETKILDLSKNRLKNVNPEEFTSYPLLEEIDLSDNVVANVEPGAFNNLFNLRSLRLKGNRLKLVPLGVFTGLSNLTKLDISENKIVILLDYMFQDLHNLKSLEVGDNDLVYISHRAFSGLLSLEQLTLERCNLTAVPTEALSHLHNLISLRLKHLIINGLPAYAFKRLFRLKDLEIDSWPLLDMLPANSLYGLNLTSLSITNTNLSAVPYSAFKHLVYLTNLNLSHNPISTIEAGMLSDLVRLQEFHMVGAQLRTIEPHAFQGLRFLRVLNVSQNLLETLEENVFHSSKSLEVLCINNNPLSCDCRLLWILQRQPTLQFGGQPPMCAGPDSVKERSFKDFHSTALSFYFTCKKPKIQDKKLQYLVVEEGQTVQLMCNADGDPQPTISWVTPRRRLITTKSNGRATVLGDGTLEIRFAQDQDTGIYVCIASNAAGNDTYSASLTVKGFTSDRFLYANRTPMYMTDSNDTSSNGTNVNTFSLDLKTILVSTAMGCFTFLGVVLFCFLLLFVWSRGKGKHKTSIDLEYVPRKNNGAVVEGEVAGPRRFNMKMI encoded by the coding sequence ATGCATCACACAGCTGTATCACGCTGGCAGCCATTCCTGGGTCTGGCTATGCTGCTAATTTTCATGAGCCCCACCACAGGCTGCCCAGCCCGCTGTGAATGCTCAGCACAGAACAAGTCCGTCAGCTGTCACCGAAGGCGTCTGATGGCCATCCCAGAGGGCATTCCCATTGAGACCAAAATCTTGGATCTCAGCAAGAACCGACTGAAGAACGTCAACCCTGAGGAATTCACATCATACCCTTTGCTGGAGGAGATCGACCTCAGTGACAATGTAGTCGCCAATGTGGAGCCTGGAGCCTTTAACAATCTCTTCAACTTGCGCTCCCTAAGGCTGAAAGGAAACCGTCTGAAGCTGGTCCCCCTTGGGGTGTTCACTGGGTTGTCAAACTTAACAAAGCTCGATATAAGTGAAAACAAGATTGTCATTTTGCTGGACTACATGTTCCAAGATCTGCATAACCTAAAATCCCTGGAGGTTGGGGACAATGATTTGGTTTATATATCACACAGGGCCTTTAGCGGACTGCttagcctggagcagctcaccCTGGAGAGATGCAACCTCACAGCTGTACCAACAGAAGCTCTTTCTCACCTCCACAACCTCATCAGTCTGCGTCTGAAACATCTCATCATTAACGGTTTGCCTGCATATGCCTTTAAAAGACTGTTTCGTCTGAAAGATCTAGAGATAGACTCCTGGCCCCTCCTGGACATGCTCCCTGCCAACAGTCTGTATGGTCTCAACCTTACTTCCCTCTCCATCACCAACACCAACCTGTCTGCAGTAccttattctgcttttaaacatcTGGTTTACCTGACCAATCTAAACCTCTCTCACAACCCTATCAGCACCATTGAAGCAGGCATGCTTTCAGATTTAGTGCGTCTCCAGGAATTCCACATGGTGGGGGCCCAGCTACGTACCATTGAACCACACGCTTTCCAAGGGCTCCGATTCTTACGCGTACTTAATGTGTCCCAAAACCTGCTAGAAACCCTAGAAGAGAATGTGTTCCATTCCTCCAAAAGCCTTGAGGTCCTCTGCATTAACAACAATCCTCTGTCCTGTGACTGCCGTCTGCTTTGGATTTTACAGAGGCAACCCACTTTGCAGTTTGGAGGCCAGCCGCCAATGTGTGCTGGCCCAGACAGTGTCAAAGAGAGATCATTTAAAGACTTTCACAGTACagctctttccttttatttcaccTGTAAGAAGCCCAAGATACAAGACAAGAAGTTGCAATACCTGGTAGTGGAGGAAGGGCAGACGGTGCAGTTGATGTGCAATGCTGACGGGGATCCGCAGCCTACCATATCCTGGGTTACCCCACGCCGGAGGCTGATCACAACTAAATCAAATGGAAGAGCCACTGTGCTGGGAGATGGCACCCTGGAGATCCGATTTGCTCAAGACCAGGACACTGGCATCTATGTTTGTATTGCAAGTAACGCAGCTGGGAACGACACATATTCGGCCTCCCTTACGGTAAAGGGATTTACTTCTGACCGTTTCCTTTACGCCAACAGAACCCCGATGTATATGACAGACTCCAACGACACAAGTTCCAATGGAACTAATGTGAACACGTTCTCTCTGGACCTTAAGACAATCTTGGTGTCCACAGCTATGGGCTGTTTCACATTCCTTggagtggttttattttgtttcctccttctttttGTGTGGAGCCGAGGGAAAGgcaaacacaaaaccagcatTGACCTTGAATATGTCCCTCGCAAAAACAATGGTGCTGTGGTTGAAGGGGAGGTTGCTGGACCACGAAGGTTCAATATGAAAATGATTTGA